The nucleotide window CTTTCAATCCGTACTAAATTTATATGAAATATTAAAAAGTAGTTGACGCACTTTTTATATCGTGATAAAGTACATTCATACTAAATTTACAAATTAAATAAATCCTCTTATAAAGAGCGGCGGAGGGAAGTGCCCTATGAAGCCCGGCAACCATCACGAATGTGAAAAGGTGCCAAGTCACACAAAGTATACACTTTGAAAGATGAGAGAATGGTTCAACATAAATTCATTATGTAAAACCTTTCTGCTTGCTCAAAGTGGAAAGGTTTTTTTGATTTTTAAAAGGAGAATAACGATGATTCAATTATCTAATATAACGAAAGTTTACAAAACGAAAAATGGCGATTTGACCGCTGTTCGTGATGTTAATTTAACAATCAATCAAGGCGAAATATTTGGCATTATCGGCTACAGCGGTGCGGGTAAAAGTACAATGATTCGCTTGCTCAACGGTTTGGAAAAGCCAACAACTGGAGAAGTCATTGTCAATGGTGAGGATATTGCGCATACTTCTGGTGCAAGCTTACGCCAAGCACGTCAGAAAATAAGCATGATTTTTCAACATTTTAATTTGCTTTGGTCACGTACGGTTGAGGAAAATATCGCATTTCCATTAGAAATTGCGGGTGTCAGCAAAAGCGAGCGAGCAAGCCGCGTGCAGGAGCTAGTGGAGCTAGTCGGTTTAAACGGAAGGGAGAAAGCATATCCTTCACAGCTATCAGGAGGGCAAAAGCAGCGAGTTGGCATTGCCCGCGCATTAGCAAATAACCCAGAAGTATTGCTCTGTGATGAGGCAACTTCAGCGCTAGACCCTGAAACGACGGATGCTATTTTAGAGCTACTCTTGAATATTAATAAAAAGCTAGGGCTGACAATTGTTTTAATTACACATGAAATGCATGTTATTCGTAAAATTTGTCATCGCGTTGCAGTGATGGAAGCTGGACAAGTTGTGGAGCAAGGCAAGGTGCTAGATATATTCCAAAATCCACAGGCAACGATTACGAAAAACTTTGTGTCGCAAGTTTCTGATTCAAGTGAGACGAAGGAATCAATCGAGCAAATTGTGACAAACTATCCGACTGGCAAAATTGTACGTGTTACCTTTGTTGGTCAATCAACAAAAGAGCCTATTATGTCGCAGTTAATTAAGCAATTTGATGTAGATATTAATATTTTGCATGGCGCTATTTCACATACGGCAAATGGTCCTTACGGTACGCTCATCGTGCATATTGATGGAGGTAAAGAAAATATTGAAAGTGCATTGCAGCTATTAGCAACAAACAATATTCAAGCGGAGGTGATTGAACGTGGTTGAGCAATTATTTCCGAACGTCAATTGGGACAAAATGTGGCAAGCAGCCTATGAAACGATTTATATGACAACAATTTCTACTGTAATTACATTTATTTTAGGACTAGCAATCGGGATTGTACTATTTTTAACAAGCCCACATCAGTTGTGGGCAAATAAAATTGTCAATTTTATTACAGGGTCACTCGTTAATATTTTTCGTTCCATTCCATTTGTCGTTTTAATTATTTTATTAATTCCTTTTACGTTATTCATCGTTGGAACAATTCGCGGAACGAATGCCGCTCTACCAGCTTTAATTGTTGGGGCAGCACCGTTTTATGCGCGCATGGTACTTATTGCATTGCGTGAAATTGATAAAGGTGTTATCGAGGCAGCACGTTCAATGGGGGCGAAAACATCGACGATTATTTGGAAGGTCTTGATTCCTGAATCATTGCCTGCCTTGATTTCAGGTATTACAGTAACAGCCGTTGCACTTGTTGGCTATACAGCAATGTCAGGGATTATCGGCGCAGGTGGTTTAGGTCAGCTTGCCTATATCGATGGCTTCCAACGTAGCCGTAGCGATGTAACACAAGTAGCAACAATTTTTATTTTAGTCATCGTCTTTATTATTCAATGGATTGGCGATATTTTGACAGTCAAAGTAGATAAACGTTAGGTCTTTACAAGGTAACTTGTTGACATATAGAAAGTGAAAAAAGAGAGGAAGAAAAAACATGAAAAAATGGTTATCAATCTTATTATTCTCAGCACTTGCGCTAGTATTAGCAGCTTGTGGTGCTAAAGAAGATAAAGAGCAAGAAACAACAGGTAGCAACACAGAAGGTGACAATGGTACAACAGAAACAGCAGAGCCAACAAAATTAGTAGTAGGTGCATCATACGGTTTACATGATATTATTTTAGAAAAAGCGAAGCCAATTTTAGCTGAGCAAGGCGTTGAAATTGAAGTTCGTCCATACCAAGATTATATATTGCCAAACCAAGATTTAGATTCTGGTGAATTAGATGCGAACTATTTCCAAACGATTCCATATTTCGAAAATGAAATGAAGGAAAAAGGCTATGACTTTGCGAATGCAGGTGGTATTCATATTGAGCCAATCGGTGTTTACTCACAAAAATATAAATCACTTGATGAATTACCAGACGGCGCAACAATTATTATTTCAAACTCTGTAACAGAGCAAGGTCGTATTTTAACATTGTTTGAAAGCTTAGGTTTAATTACTTTAAAAGAAGGCGTTGTAAAATCTGAGGCGCGTTTAGAGGATATTGTAGAAAATCCAAAAAATCTTGTATTTGATGCAGACTCTGCACCAGAAATGTTAGTTACTTATTTTGAAAATGGTGAAGGCGACGTTGTTGTCATTAATTCAAACTTTGCTATCGATGCAGGCATTAGCCCAATTAACGATTCAATCGCAATCGAGAGCTCAGATTCTCCATATGTAAACATTATCGCTACACGTACAGGCGATGAAAACAGCGATTCAATTAAAAAATTAGTAGATGTATTAACATCAAAAGAAATCCAAGACTTTATTTTAGAGGAATGGGACGGCGCTGTTGTACCAGTTGAAAAATAATAGATAACTTTCTAAATCGCTTACAACTATTATGAAAGTTCTCCCTTAAAACAGAGGCTACCTGAAAAGATGATTCTTTTCAGGTAGCCTCTACTTTTACATTACATAATGTGTGCTCCTGTGGTGGTCACGATCCACATTCTTTACTGAAACTGCGTCAGCCTTGAGAAAAAATCGCCAACAAACGATAAAAAGATTTGCTCTGATGGTGCTAAATCGCGAGTTGTCGGATAAATGACACCAACTGTGCGGCGGATAACAGGCATTGCAATAGGTACTTTGACGGTTAAGCGCGGTGTGGAGTCATAGAGCGAGCTCTCAGGTAATAGTGTAATACCAATACCAGCTGCAACAAGCCCCTTCAATGCATCCATATCCTCACCCTCAGATGTAATGTTTGGCAAAAAGCCTACTGAACGACATGCATCGACGACCACCTTTTGCAAAACATAGCCCTCAGGAAAGAGTACAAAGTTTTCATGACGTAAATCAATTAAATTAATCGATTCATTTTTAGCTAATGGATGTGATGTTGGCAGCAGTGCATACATATTTTCGCTAAAAAGCACACGGACATCAATTAACTCATCCTTTGGTGGAATCGGCCCTAATAAAGCTAAATTGAGCTCTCGATTTTTTACAGCTTCAATTAAGTATTTATAAGACCCTTGACGCAGCTGAAAGGCGACATCGGGATATTGGCGTTTAAAGGCGGAAATCACAGTTGGTAAAACATAGCTTGCTAAGCTTGTTGGGAAGCCAACTTTAATGACCCCTTTTTGTGGGTCTAAATATTCCTCAACTTGCTTTGTAGCAAAATCTATTGCCTTTAAAGCGGTTAAGCTATGCTCTAAAAAGATTTTCCCAACTGGTGTCAGCTTGACATTGCGACCAACACGCTCAAAAAGGGGGGTACCTAATTCCTCCTCTAAATTGGCAATTTGCCGACTAATTGCTGATTGTGCCACATGTAAATGCTCTGCTGCTGCTGAAATATGCTCGCGTTCAGCCACTTCAACAAAGTAACGCAATTGACGTAACTCCAACGTTTCCACCCCATTCATCTGATTTTTAGATAGATTATATCCAAACTATATATTGTTTATATTATTCTGAAAAATATAAAATGTAAATACGTTATTGA belongs to Lysinibacillus louembei and includes:
- a CDS encoding methionine ABC transporter ATP-binding protein, with translation MIQLSNITKVYKTKNGDLTAVRDVNLTINQGEIFGIIGYSGAGKSTMIRLLNGLEKPTTGEVIVNGEDIAHTSGASLRQARQKISMIFQHFNLLWSRTVEENIAFPLEIAGVSKSERASRVQELVELVGLNGREKAYPSQLSGGQKQRVGIARALANNPEVLLCDEATSALDPETTDAILELLLNINKKLGLTIVLITHEMHVIRKICHRVAVMEAGQVVEQGKVLDIFQNPQATITKNFVSQVSDSSETKESIEQIVTNYPTGKIVRVTFVGQSTKEPIMSQLIKQFDVDINILHGAISHTANGPYGTLIVHIDGGKENIESALQLLATNNIQAEVIERG
- a CDS encoding MetQ/NlpA family ABC transporter substrate-binding protein translates to MKKWLSILLFSALALVLAACGAKEDKEQETTGSNTEGDNGTTETAEPTKLVVGASYGLHDIILEKAKPILAEQGVEIEVRPYQDYILPNQDLDSGELDANYFQTIPYFENEMKEKGYDFANAGGIHIEPIGVYSQKYKSLDELPDGATIIISNSVTEQGRILTLFESLGLITLKEGVVKSEARLEDIVENPKNLVFDADSAPEMLVTYFENGEGDVVVINSNFAIDAGISPINDSIAIESSDSPYVNIIATRTGDENSDSIKKLVDVLTSKEIQDFILEEWDGAVVPVEK
- a CDS encoding LysR family transcriptional regulator; the encoded protein is MELRQLRYFVEVAEREHISAAAEHLHVAQSAISRQIANLEEELGTPLFERVGRNVKLTPVGKIFLEHSLTALKAIDFATKQVEEYLDPQKGVIKVGFPTSLASYVLPTVISAFKRQYPDVAFQLRQGSYKYLIEAVKNRELNLALLGPIPPKDELIDVRVLFSENMYALLPTSHPLAKNESINLIDLRHENFVLFPEGYVLQKVVVDACRSVGFLPNITSEGEDMDALKGLVAAGIGITLLPESSLYDSTPRLTVKVPIAMPVIRRTVGVIYPTTRDLAPSEQIFLSFVGDFFSRLTQFQ
- a CDS encoding methionine ABC transporter permease, whose amino-acid sequence is MVEQLFPNVNWDKMWQAAYETIYMTTISTVITFILGLAIGIVLFLTSPHQLWANKIVNFITGSLVNIFRSIPFVVLIILLIPFTLFIVGTIRGTNAALPALIVGAAPFYARMVLIALREIDKGVIEAARSMGAKTSTIIWKVLIPESLPALISGITVTAVALVGYTAMSGIIGAGGLGQLAYIDGFQRSRSDVTQVATIFILVIVFIIQWIGDILTVKVDKR